A DNA window from Salvelinus namaycush isolate Seneca chromosome 30, SaNama_1.0, whole genome shotgun sequence contains the following coding sequences:
- the LOC120025107 gene encoding fin bud initiation factor-like, with the protein MAFLHLLAIGMFSLPICGAFFNGPLYPEMSNGTFHHYFVPDGDYENNDDPEKCQMLFKMTDDRKCGLDEDHDSVIRDDFTIIKRHIEDSARVLEGIGKSIYFDLDGEDSYGKYLRRETTQIGEAFTNSEKSLLELEVKFKQSQENELKEEHRINDDFLNMVVHTRDVLKNTLYISVGLKDKHELLSLIIRSHGTRLSRLKNEYMKVKLG; encoded by the coding sequence ATGGCTTTTCTACACTTACTCGCTATTGGGATGTTTTCATTGCCGATCTGCGGTGCGTTTTTTAACGGACCTCTGTATCCAGAGATGTCTAACGGCACGTTCCATCACTACTTTGTGCCAGACGGCGACTATGAGAATAACGATGATCCGgaaaaatgtcaaatgctttTTAAAATGACAGACGACCGAAAATGCGGTCTTGACGAGGACCACGATTCGGTAATCCGAGATGATTTCACGATCATCAAGAGACACATCGAAGACTCGGCCAGGGTGCTAGAGGGGATCGGGAAAAGCATTTATTTTGATTTGGACGGAGAGGACAGCTATGGAAAATATTTGAGAAGGGAGACGACTCAGATTGGCGAGGCTTTTACAAACTCTGAAAAGTCTCTGTTAGAACTGGAGGTGAAATTCAAACAGAGTCAGGAGAACGAGTTGAAGGAGGAGCACCGCATAAACGACGACTTTCTGAACATGGTTGTCCACACAAGAGACGTGCTAAAGAACACACTGTACATATCGGTGGGGTTGAAGGATAAACACGAGCTTCTCTCTCTCATAATTCGAAGTCACGGGACCAGATTGAGCCGATTGAAAAATGAATACATGAAGGTTAAACTTGGGTAA